TGGTCTGGCAGGCGCAGGTCGACGACGGGACGTGGGCCATCCACCACCAGCGGCTCGACGGGCTGTCGACCACGACCCGGTTGTCGTTCGCGGAGCCGTGGAGCGGTGGCATGACGCAGTACGCCGTCCCGCCCCGCGAGCTGCAGCACATCCCGGCGTCGGTGGAGCCCACCGTCGCCGTGCACGGCCACACCGTGGCGGTCGCGTGGGAGGACAACCGCGACGACCCGACCCCGGGCCGCAGCGGCAACCCCGATGACGTCGCCATCTTCGGTGCGGTGTCGACCGACGGTGGCGCGACCTTCTCCGCCGACAGCCGCTGGACCGAGCGGATCCTGCGGCGCGACGAACCAACCGCCGAAGGGGTGGAGGGCAACCCTGCCCTGTCGCCGTCGCTGGCGATCACCCCCGACGGCGGGATCGTCCTGGCCCACACCAGCACCGTCGACTCGGCGTTCACCGACGTGTGGGTCCAGCGCTCCGACGATGGAGGTGCGACCTGGTCGACGGCCAGCCGCGTCGACGTCCCCAGCGAGTGGTCCTACCAGCCCCAGCTGCAGGTCGAACTCGGCGGGCTGCGGGTCGTGTGGCAGCAGGCGACGGACCCGACGTGGTCATTGCGGACGGCGGTCTCGACCGACGGCGGCCTGACGTTCGGGTCGGCGTCGACGCTGACCGGCGACGGCCGGTACCACGGCTGGCCGGCGCTGTCGGACGGGATGATGGCGTGGACCGCGGAGCTGACCGGCGGGGTTGGCGTGGTGGCCGCCGCGCTGGGCTGATCCGAGGGGCACCCCGGCGGGGTGCCCCTCGTCGTTCGTGCGGAGGGTTGTCGGTCTACTCCGACGCCTGCCCGTGGTCGATGTGCGAGCCGCCACCGCTGAGGAACGTGCCCTGCGGACCGTCGATCGCGACGTCATCGGGGCCACGCCCCGGCAGGCTCGAACCCGGCACGCCGTTGATGGCCTCGGTGGAGGCCGCCAGGTTGAAGATCGCGTAGCCGACCGCGTCGACGTTGACCTCGATCGCCTCGACCGACACGTTGTCGAACGTGTCGCAGGCCAGGTGGTAGCAGGGGTCGTACTGGTCACCGGCGGTGCCACCCCAGATGCCTGCCTGCTCCTCGGTCTTGATGCCCTCGGCCCCGGTGAATAGCCCGCTGGCGGGGATCCCGACGTCGATGAACGCCTGGTAGTCCGAGCGACCCGAGAACTCCGAGTCCTCGTAGGGGATGTTGTTGTCGGAGTAGTAGGCCTCGAAGAGGTCCTCGAGCTCTGCTGAGCCCGGCGGGATGAAGACGGGTGCGGGGAACGTGGACTCGTCGGCGTCGTAGACGCCGTAGATGAAGTTCGGCGAGCCGACCATGTCGAAGTTGAGGTACAGCGCGAGGGCGTCGTACTCCTCCTGCGTCAGGCCGAAGTCCGGGTTGAACACGTACTGCTCGGACCCGATGAGGCCGGACTCCTCGGCACCCCACCACGCGAAGCGCAGGGAGTTGGTCGGCGTGTACTTCTTGTTGTTCCCCAGCGCCAGCGCCACGGCCAGGATGGCTGACGAGCCGCTGCCGTTGTCCTGGATTCCGGGTCCTTCGCCGACGGAGTCGAGGTGGGCACCGGCCATGACGACGTTGTCGGGGTTCACGCCCGGCAGGTCGCCGATGACGTTCTCGGTGGTGCTGGTGACGATGGTGGTGTCAGCGGCCAGGTCGACCGTCGTCGCGTCGAGGACCACCAGGCCGTCGGAGTAGGAGGTGTCCAGGACCGGGATGGTGAGGACGCCCACGACACCCTCGCCGAGCGTGCCGCCGATGATGTCCTGGCGGGCCGGGGCGGCGGTGTTGCCCTGGTTGAAGATGATGACCGCCTCTGCGCCTGCAGCTTGCGCGTTCACGGCCTTGAGTCCGAACGCGCACGTCCCCCGCTGGATCAGCGCGATGTCGTTGCTGCCGGACCAGTCCGGCCCGACGAAGTCCGCCACCTCGCAACCGGAGGTGGAGGTGTTGCCGAGCCCGAGGTCCAGGTCGACGGGGATCACGTTGCCGCTGGTGATGGTCCCGCTGCCCGAGAAGGACATGGTCTGGGTCTCGATGGGCACGCCGTCGGCGGTCAGGGAGCTGGAGTTCTCGGAGAACAGGCTGAAGTCGAAGACCTGCCGCTCGACGTCGAAGCCGGCGTCCTCGAGCAGGTCGGCGACGTAGTCAGCGGAGGCGTCGTAGCCGGGGGTGCCGGATGCACGGGTTCCCCCGTTGGCGTCGGCGATGGCCTGGAACGCCGCGAGGTGGACGAACACGTCGTCGGCGTCGACACACGACAGGAGCTTGGTGGTGGTGTTCAGGTTGCGGTTCAGGCACGCGTTGTTGGACGGTGCTGCACCGGCGACGGCTGGCAGCAGGCTGAAGGCGAGCAGCAGCGCACAGAGCGCGCCGAAACGGGCATGGCGAGTCATCAGACATCCTCCTCGTGGCAAAGATGTCGAGGTGCCCACGTCCCGACCCTGACCTCGCTGACCCTAGTCCTGCCTGCGTGCGGTGAACACCCCCCGGAGTCGATTTCCCGGTCTCGGTCACCGCAGGGCTCCCCGAGCGCAACACTGGGCAGGTGACGGCGACCCGGTCATCCGACGACGATGCCCGTCTGGTCGTGTCGGTCATCACGGCGCTGCTCGATGAGCTCCGGCCCCATGGGCATCCGACGGTCACCCTCGACAGCGACCTCGAGCGTGACCTCGCCCTGGACAGCCTTGCCCTGGCCGAGCTGCTCGCCAGGCTCGACGACGCGCGCGGCACGCGGATGTCGACCACGTTGCTCGGCACCGCCACCACGCCACGGGACCTGCTGGTCGACCCGGCAGGCCCGCCCTCGCACCCGACCGTCGCGGCGGCCTCGCCCACCCCGGCGCCGGTCCGTCCGCCGGGTGCGGACGGGCCCCGTCCCACAGACCTGCCAACCCTGATCGACAGCCTCGACTGGCACCTGGCGACCCACCCGGACCGGCCGCACCTGCGGCTGCTCGACGAGACGGCGCCGGTCGAGCTGACCTACGCCGAGCTGCACGACCAGGCGCTCGCCGTGGCCAATGGACTGCGAGGCCGGGGCACCGAGACCGGCGACTCGATCGCCCTGATGCTGCCGACCGGACGCGACTACTTCGTGGCCTTCCTTGGCGTGCTGTTGGCCGGCTGCACCGCGGTGCCCATCTACCCGCCCGACCGGCCGTCCCGCATCGGCGAGCACCTGCAGCGGCAGCGCCACATCCTCGACAACGCCCGGGCGACGGTCCTCATCACCGTCCCCGAGGGACGGTCGCTGGCCCGGCTGATGCGCACCCACGTCGCCTCCCTCCGCCAGGTCTGTACTGCCGAGGAGCTGGCCCAGACCGACGGCGACACGATGCCGCTGCCGCGCGCCGGGCACGACGACGTGGCGCTGGTGCAGTACACCTCCGGCAGCACCGGGGCCCCCAAGGGGGTGGTGCTCAGCCACCAGGACCTCGTCGTCAACATCGACGCGATGGCGCAGGTCATCCGCGCGACCCCCGACGACGTGTTCGTCAGCTGGCTGCCGCTGTACCACGACATGGGGCTGATCGGCGCGTGGCTGGGCAGCCTCCACGTCGGGATGCGGCTGATCTCCATGCCGCCCCAGGACTTCCTCGTCCGGCCGGCGTCATGGCTGCAGGCCATCACCGACCACGGCGGCACCCTCGCCGCATCGCCCAACTTCGGCTACGAGCTGTGCCTGCGTCGGGTCACCGACGAGCAGATGGACGGCCTGGACCTGTCGACCTGGCGGCTGGCGTTCAACGGGGCCGAGGCGGTCGGCCCGGACACCCTGCGACGGTTCGCCGATCGGTTCGGACCCGTCGGGCTACGGCCCGAGGCGCTGGCCCCGGTCTACGGGTTGGCGGAGGCGGCGGTCGGGCTTGCGTTCCCGCCAGTCGGCCGGCCGCCGATCATCGACCGGATCAGCCGTGACCGGCTGGTGCGCGGTGGGGTGGCCGAGCCGCTCCCCGACGGGGCCGCCGGTCCGGACGTGCTGGAGCTGGCAGCCTGCGGACAGCCGCTGCCCGGCTACGCCATCCGTGTGGTCGACCGCGCCGGCAGCACGCTGCCCGACCGGACGCAGGGACGCATCCAGTTCACCGGCCCGTCGGCGACCCGTGGCTACCTCCGCAACGACGAGGCCACCCGTCGGCTGCGAGACGGTGAGTGGCTGGACACCGGCGACCTTGGCTACCTGGCCGACGGCGACATCGTCATCACCGGCCGGGTCAAGGACCTGATCATCCGCGCGGGCCGCAACCTGCACCCCCAGGAGCTCGAGCAGGTCGTCGGCGCCGTCGACGGTGTCCGGGCCGGCTGTGTGGCGGCGTTCGGGGTGGGCGACGCCGAGCGTGGCACCGAACGGCTGGTCGTGGTGGCCGAGACCCGCGAGACCGACCCTGTGGCACGGGAAGCGATCCGGAGCGGGATCGTCGACGCCGCGGTCGACGTGGTCGAGACCCCTCCGGACGAGATCGTCCTCGTCGGGCCGGGGACCGTGCCGAAGACGTCCAGCGGCAAGCTCCGCCGGGCCGAGACGGCCAGGCGCTACACCGACGGGTTGCTGGACCAGCCGGTCCGTGCCGCGTGGGTGCAGCTGGCCCGGTTCGGGTGGGGCGGGCTGCCCCGGGCCGTGCGCGGCCTGGTCGCCCGACTTCGCGAGACCCTTCATGCCGCATGGGCTCGGCTGCTCGTCGTCAGCGTGGTCGTCCCCCTCGCCGTCATGGTCGTCCTGCTGCCCGGTCACCGGCTGCGCTGGCGGCTGGTCCGGCGCGTGCTGCGCGCCCTCGTCCCGCTGATGGGCACCCCGATCGAGGCCGACGGCGCTGCGCTTCCGGCGCCGCCTGCGGTGATCGTCGCCAACCACGCGAGCTGGCTCGACGGGTTGGTCCTGTCGGCGCACCTGGAGGGTGGCGTCCGGTTCGTCGTCGGCGAGGTCCTGCGCGACAAGCCCATCGAGGGGTTCGTCCTCCGGCGGCTGGGCGCGGTGTTCGTCGAACGCCACGACCGGGAGCAAGGGGTCGCCGACGTGGCCGCCCTGTCAGAGACGTTGGACGACCGCAGCTACCTGGTTGCCTTCCCCGAGGGCGGTCTGGACAGCATCGTCGGGCTCCGGCCGTTCCGCCTCGGGGCCTTCAGCGTCGCGGCCACCGCAGGGGTGCCGGTCGTGCCCATCGCCATCAGGGGCAGCCGATGGGTGCTGCCGCCCCACACGACCCACCTGCGGCGCGGGACCATCCACCTGGAGGTGGGCGCGCCGATCCTGCCGGCCGGGTCGGGCTGGTCAGCGACGCTGCAGCTGCGGGACGCGGCCCGGGCGCACATCGCGCGCCACTGCGGCGAGCCCGACCTCGGCTGAGCCCTGAGGTCGAGCGGCAGCGCTCTTCGGTCGCACCTTGCAGCGACAACGGCGCAGCGGGCGAGCCTCAGGAGGTCAGCGAGAACACCGTCGGGAGGGGGACGGTGACGCCCAGCACCTCGACCGCGGCATCCTCCGACGTCGTGTCGACCGTGGTGTAGGCCCCGTCGACCGGGTCGGTGTGCACGACCAGCCGGCGCTGGACCAGGTCCAGGACCCAGTACTCGGGCACGGCAGCCTCGGCGTACAGGCGGGCCTTGACCACGAGGTCGCGCCGACGGCTGGAGTGGGCGACCTCCACAACCAGCTCGGCTGCGGCGACCGCGTCGGTGATGGCGTGGAAGTCCGCGGTCCGCACGATCGCCAGATCGGGCACCGGCTGGCTGTACTCGCTGACCGCGTAGGGATGGGAGACCCCAACCATGCGGTCGGGATCGAGGTGGCGGGCGAAGTGGTTGGTCAGCCACATCACCACCTTCAGGTGCGGTCCACCCTCTGCTGCCATGGCCACGATCACCCCGTCGATCAGCTCGACCCGCTCGTCGTCGAACCAGCCGTCGGCACCCCACGCGTTGAACTCCCGACGGGAGATCGGGCGGATGGTGTCGGACAGCTCGGCGAGCACCTCGGGCATGGCCATGACCCCAGTGGCGCACGTCCGGGGCAGGTCCGTCAAGGTCGGGACGGTTGTGGACAATGGGGTCGGGAATGCGGCATGGGTCGATATTGTTAGAGTTCTAACTACTACTGCTGCGAGCTGAGGAGAGGTCATGGAGTCCCGTATCGAGCTGGGTGTCGACACGTTCGGCGACGTCACCGTCGACGCGTCGGGGAACCGGCTGCACCCGGCGGCGGTCATCCGCAACGTCGTCGACGAGGCCGTGCTGGCCGAGGAGGTGGGGCTGGACTTCATCGGCATCGGCGAGCACCACCGCGACGACTTCGCCGTGTCCTCGCCCGAGGTCGTCCTGGCCGCCATCGCCGGCCGCACCGAACGGATCAAGCTGGGGTCGGCGGTGACGGTCCTGAGCTCCGACGATCCGGTCCGGGTGTTCCAGCGCTTCTCCACCCTCGACGCGGTCTCCAACGGGCGCGCGGAGGTCATCCTCGGCCGTGGGTCGTTCACCGAGTCCTTCCCGCTGTTCGGGCTGGACCTGCACGACTACGAGCGGCTGTTCGAGGAGAAGCTGGACCTGTTCGCGAGGCTGCTGGAGGAGGGCCCGGTCACCTGGCAGGGCACCGTCCGCGCGGGCCTGGACGAGCAGGTCGTGTGGCCGCCGACCGAGGGTGGCCTGAAGGCGTGGGTCGGTGTTGGCGGCAGCCCCGAGTCCGTCGTCCGGGCCGCCCGCTACGGCCTGCCGTTGATGCTGGCCATCATCGGCGGATCACCCGTGCGGTTCACGCCGCTGGTCGACCTGTACCACCGTGCGCTGGACCAGCTGGGCAAGGACCGCCAGCCCATCGGGGCGCACCTGCCCGGCCACATCGCCGAGACCGACCAGCAGGCGCTGGACGAGCTGTGGCCGCACCATCGCGCCATGCACGCCCGCATCGGTGCCGAGCGCGGCTGGCCGCCCATGACCCGCGACCAGTACGAGGCAGCGGCCGGCCCCGAGGGGCCGCTGATGGCCGGCTCCCCGGAGACCGTCGCCGCCAAGCTGGTCGAGGTGGCGAGGGACCTGTCCCTGGACCGGATCGACCTCAAGCTGTCGGCCGGCACCCTGCCCCACGAGGCGATGATGCGGTCCATCGAGCTGTACGGCCGCGAGGTCGCCCCGCGGGTCCACGCGGCGCTTGCCGAGGACGTCGCGGTCGGCTGACCGCTCGACCCGTCCTAGACAGTCGCGGGCATCGTCTCGCGCATCCTGATCGCGAGCGCCGCCGCGGCCAGCAGCAGGGCGGCGGTGGTGACGAACGCGCTGGTGAAGCCGAACCCCTCGACGAGGGCGCCGAGGACCAACGGTCCACCGACGGAGCCGAGGTCCCCGGCGGTGTTGAGCACCCCCACCGCCCGGCCGGCCCGGTCCTTGCTGACCACGTCACCGACGATGGCAGCCGGCAGCGGGTTCGTGGCGCCGGTCACGAGTCCGAAGGCGCCCATCGCGACCAGGAACGGCCACGTGCCGTCGAGGACGACGAAGCCCAGCGCCACCACCGCGAAGGTCGTGAAGCCGATGACCCCGACCGGTCGTCGACCGCGGATGTCGATCAGGCGACCGGCTGGAACGACGAGGAGGAGCTGGCCGACCGACGCGACCGTCAGCCCGATCCCGAGGAGGGCGGGACCGAGGGACAGCACGTCCTCGGCGAACAGCGGGACGACGGAGAACCGCAGGCCCGAGAGGGTCCAGCGGACGGCCGCCATCATCACGAGGGCGGCGATCAGCTCACGGGTCCGGAGCAGCTGCCCGAAGCCGGCGAACGGGTTGCGCGAGCGGTCGGGCAGGACATCGTCTTCGGTCGGGGCCTCGGGGCCCGGCAGACGACTGAAGGCGACCAGCCCCGCGATGCCACAGGCGGCGGCGTAGACGACGAAGGGCCAGCGCAGGCCGAGGGGTTCGGCAAGCGCCCCGCCGACGGTCGGGCCGAACGAGGAGCCGATCAGGAACGAGGACTGGATGGTCCCCACCGCACGGCCGCGGAGGCTGGCCGGCGCGGTGACGAGGGTGAGGGTCACCAGCGCGCCGAGGAACAGGGCACTGCCGAACCCGCCGATGCCCCGGGCGAACAGGAACCACCAGTAGGTCGGGGCGGCGGCGCTGGCCAGCGAGGACGCCCCGACGATGAGCGCACCCCAGCCGACGGCCCGGCGCATGCCGATGGTGTCGATGAGCGGACCCACGGCCAGGTTGGACACCAGCCGCACCCCGGCGAACACGCTGACGATCGCCGTCGCTGCGAACACCCCGACCCCGAAGGATCGGGCGAAGGCCGGGATGATCGGGATGACCAGCCCGAACCCCAGCCCCACGACCACGCCGATGGCGAGCGCCGCCGTGAACCCGGGGACCTCCCGCAGGTCGGCAAGGCCGGGTCGGCTGTCGGTCGGCGCGTTGTCGTGGTCGGTCATGGGTGGGTCGAGCATGCCCGACCGACGCGGGGGCAGCAGGCTGTCGGCGAAGTCACCCCCGCGTCCACGCGGCGCTGGCCGAAGACGTTCGGTCAGCTGAACGCACGACAGGGCCTGTACAGCTCCCGAATTCGAGGCGTAGGTTTGGAGTGGGAAGCAGCATGTCGCTGGGAACGAGGGGCTCATGGGCAACGCATCCGTTCGGTATCGCGTCGCGGTGGTGGTGTTGCTCGCGCTGACGACATCGGTCATGGCGCCTGCGCCGGCCATCGCACACCCAGCGCCGTTCGAGGTGGTGGTGCTCGGCGGCCCGGCGACGGTGTCGGAAGCCGTCGCCGACCAGCTCGACGACGACAGGCACGACGTGGTGCGGCTCGCGGACGAGGACCGCTACGGCACGGCTGCGGCGATATCGGCGTCGCGGTTCGGGCCGGGCATCACGACGGCGTTCGTGGCGACCGGGGAGGACTTCGCTGACGCCCTCGCCGGCGGACCGTGGGCTGCCCGGAGCGGCGGACCGATCCTGCTCACCCGCCACGGGGACCTGCCCGAACCGACCCGGGCAGAGATCCTCCGACTGTCACCGGACCGCGTCGTGATCCTCGGTGGCCCGAGCGCGGTCAGCCCGGTTGTCGAGGCCGAGCTCGCCGACCTCGTGCCCACCGTGGAACGGATCGGCGGCGACTCGCGGGTCGAGACGGCGGTGTTGGTCGCGCAGGCGTCCCACCCCTCGGGCGCGGGAGAGGTCGCCATCGCGCGGGCCGATGACTTCGCCGACGCGCTGACCGCCGGCCCCCTGATGGCGGCCCGCGACGGGGTGATCCTCCTCTCCGACACCAACCAGTTGCCCGACCGCACCCGCACGGAGCTGCAACGACTGGACCCGGATCGGATCACCGTCCTCGGCGGCACCGCCGCCATCGACGAGGACGTCGAGGCCGAGCTGGCGACCCTGGCCGACTCCGTCGAACGCGTGGCCGGCGCCACCCGCACCGAGACCGCCGTGGCCATCTCCGCGGCCCAGTTCGCAGCCGACACCGCCCGAGCCGTCTACGTCGCCAACGCCGGTGCCTTCCCCGACGCGCTGGCCGGTGCCGCACTCGCTGGAGGGACCGGCGGGACGTTCGCCGGCGGGACGTTCCAACCGAACGGACCCATCCTGCTGACCGACACCGATCGCCTGCCCGACGCCACCGCAACCGAGATCCGGCGCCTGCACCCGACGATCGACGATCCCGACGACAACCTGCCTCCCGTCGCGGAGGACATCGACGCAATCGCGACGGAGAACGTCCCCAGGATCGTCCCGCTGGTCGCGACGGACCCCGACGGCGACCCGCTGACCTATGCCATCGTCGACCAGCCCTCCTCCGGATCGGTCACCATCGACGGCGACGATGCCCGCTTCGTCAGCGGACTTCCGGGACAACGCACCTTCACCTACACCGCCTCCGACGGGCAGGCCACGTCCAACGTCGCCACCGTCACGGTCACCGTGCGGCGACGAAGCGGAGCGCCGACCAGCCCGATCGTGATCGGTCCAGACACCTTCGATGCGTTCGGCAACACCCAGCTGGTCATCACCCCGGACCTGGGCACCGGGCCTGACCTGGACGGGCCGGGGGTCCGCATCCAGGACAACCTGCTCGACAACGACACCGACACCGGTGGAGGGACACTCGACGTCGTGCCCAGCAGCACCGGGACGGCCAACGGCGGGACCGTGACGACGTACGCCGACGGGTCCTTCAGCTACCTGCCGCCGGTCGGCTACACCGGTGCCGACGACACCTTCACCTACACCGTGACCAACGGCACCGACAGCGCCGACGGCACGGTCACCGTCAGCCTGACCGACATGATCTGGTTCCTCGACGCCGACGCCCCGCCGGGCGGTGACGGCCGTTCCCACGCCCCCCTCGACACGGTTCCGGCCACCATCGGCGGTGCGGGGGACACGATCCACATCGGCGAGTCCGCCGCGGCGATCGGCGGGGCCGGCATCACCCTGGTCGATGGGCAACAACTCCTCGGCGTCGGCGCCGCGCTGGAGGTCGGGCCGGGACCCACGACCCTCGTTCCCGCCGGCATCCCACCGGTCCTCGAGAGCACGGCGTCCGGTGTGGCGCTCGTGCACGACAACACCGTGCGCGGCCTGGACATCGGGTCGACAGCCGGTGACGGCATCGCGATCGACGGCGGTTCCGGCACCTTCACGCTGGACAGCGTCACGATCACCGATTCCAGCGGCGCCTGTCTGCGGGTGGACTCGACCGTGGGCGACATCACGATCCAGGACTCCACGATCACCCAGACCAACGACGCGGCCGGCATCGACATCACCAGCCACACCGGCACGTTCTCCTTCGGCCCGACGAACACCCTGGACGCCACCAACGGCACCGGACTGCAGTTCACCGACGCCGACGGCACCTACGACGTCACCGCCGGCGTCACCCTCAACGGCGGCGATGCCGGCATCGACATCCTCAACGGCTCGGCCGGCACCTTCACCTTCGCCGACACGACGACCATCACCAACCCCACCGGGGCCGCGGTCCTGGTCCGTGACTTCGACGCCCCCGGCCAGCTCGACTACGACGGCAGCATCGTCAACGACAACGGCGAGCTCGTCCTCATCGACACGACCGCAGCCGGTTCGTCGGTGCGCTTCAACACCAACGGCGGCAACTCGTTGACGTCCACCGGCCCCCCCGGCCCGTCCATCGACCTGTTCGACGTGGACGGTGACCTGACGATCACCACCCCGACCACGGCCACCGATTCACAGTTCTCGCCCCTGTTCGCCACCGACGGCAGCGGCACGTGGACGTTCCACGACCTGACGATCATCGACCTGACGGGACTCAACGGTGGGGTCGACGTCTTCGGGAACACCGGCACAGTCAACTTCCACAACCTCGACATCACCACCGACTCCGCCGGAACCGGCGCCGCCGCCACCGGGTTCCTCGCCGGCGGCAACAACGTGATCAACGTCACAGGCACCAACCGCATCGACGCCGACGGAGGACCCGCCCTCGTCCTGATCGACACCGTCGAGGTGGACATGAAGTTCGAGAGCCTGACGGCGAGGAACAACCTGAGTTCGCAGATCGGGTTCAGCGGTGACGACGGGGTCAACCTGCTGAGCGTCGGTGCTGGATCGATCACCGTCGTCGGCACGACGACGGTGGCGAACGTCGACGAGGTCGGCATCCGCATGGATGGGGTCGGTGCCGACGTCACGTTCGGGTCCGTCGCCATCGACACCGTCGGAGAGGACGCCGTGAGCGCCGGTGCCGTCTTCACCAGTACCGGCGCCCTGCGCATCGACGGAGGATCCATCAGCAACACCGGGCGGGAGGGGCTGCGTTTCGGTGGCATCTTCGACGGGACCTCCGCGAACGCCACGGTCGACGGCGTGGCGTTCAGCAGCATCGGTGGCTTCGTGGTCCAGGCCGCCAACAGCACCCTGGCCGGTACCGGCAACACCGCGGCCCCGTTCTCCTGCAACGACCAGGGTGGCAACACCGGGTTCATCGCCTTCAACGGCGGGGCGGACACGTGCCCGTGAGCACCGGTCAGCGACCGGGTGTGCCGGGCCGAGGGCCGGGCGGTACGGGCACGCGGGTGAAGAACACGTCGTTGGCCCTGTGGACTGCACCGGGTTCTGTTGCCGCGTGGTCGAGGTTTCCGTAGGGCCTACGGATGGCCGGGCGCCCCACCCCGGCCATGGTGACGGCAGCGGTCGGACACCGACGTACCCGCTGGCCCATCAGCCGACCGCGACTGGGCCGGCACCGAGGAGGAACGATGGCACACACCAGATCGACCCGGGGGCTCCGCGCGGCGCAGGTGGCCGCCGGCTTGATGATCGCCGTCGCGGTGGTCGAGGCGCCGGTCTACTGGGGTGCGGAGCTGCAGCAGGCCATGACGCACCCGCTCTGGCTGCCCGCCACGACAGCCGCGCTGGCCGCGCTCGGCCTGCTGATGTGGGCGCTGCCCGCGCTCGCCGACGCACAGGGATCGGCGTTGGGCCGTTGGGGACGGCGAGGCGCTGCTGCGGCAGTCGTCGGCCTGTTCCTGAACAGCGGCCTGCTGTACACCCACACGTTCGTCACGCCCGTGCTGGCCGCCGATCATCCGTCGGCCTATGCGGCCTTCTACGGTCCGGACATCCCACCCGTCGGGCTGCTGGTTGCCTTCCTCCTCGGACGGGTCGGACAGCATGCCGGACTCGTCGTCTTCGGGGTGGCCTCGTGGCGAGCGGGGACCGTGCCGCGAGCTGCTGCGGTGCTCGTGGTGCTGGGCGGCGCCCTCGGGCTGCTGACGTTCGCCGCCGGGCTGTCCATCGGGGTGGCCGGTGTTGTCAACGTCGT
The nucleotide sequence above comes from Euzebya pacifica. Encoded proteins:
- a CDS encoding M28 family peptidase, with product MTRHARFGALCALLLAFSLLPAVAGAAPSNNACLNRNLNTTTKLLSCVDADDVFVHLAAFQAIADANGGTRASGTPGYDASADYVADLLEDAGFDVERQVFDFSLFSENSSSLTADGVPIETQTMSFSGSGTITSGNVIPVDLDLGLGNTSTSGCEVADFVGPDWSGSNDIALIQRGTCAFGLKAVNAQAAGAEAVIIFNQGNTAAPARQDIIGGTLGEGVVGVLTIPVLDTSYSDGLVVLDATTVDLAADTTIVTSTTENVIGDLPGVNPDNVVMAGAHLDSVGEGPGIQDNGSGSSAILAVALALGNNKKYTPTNSLRFAWWGAEESGLIGSEQYVFNPDFGLTQEEYDALALYLNFDMVGSPNFIYGVYDADESTFPAPVFIPPGSAELEDLFEAYYSDNNIPYEDSEFSGRSDYQAFIDVGIPASGLFTGAEGIKTEEQAGIWGGTAGDQYDPCYHLACDTFDNVSVEAIEVNVDAVGYAIFNLAASTEAINGVPGSSLPGRGPDDVAIDGPQGTFLSGGGSHIDHGQASE
- a CDS encoding LLM class flavin-dependent oxidoreductase, which translates into the protein MESRIELGVDTFGDVTVDASGNRLHPAAVIRNVVDEAVLAEEVGLDFIGIGEHHRDDFAVSSPEVVLAAIAGRTERIKLGSAVTVLSSDDPVRVFQRFSTLDAVSNGRAEVILGRGSFTESFPLFGLDLHDYERLFEEKLDLFARLLEEGPVTWQGTVRAGLDEQVVWPPTEGGLKAWVGVGGSPESVVRAARYGLPLMLAIIGGSPVRFTPLVDLYHRALDQLGKDRQPIGAHLPGHIAETDQQALDELWPHHRAMHARIGAERGWPPMTRDQYEAAAGPEGPLMAGSPETVAAKLVEVARDLSLDRIDLKLSAGTLPHEAMMRSIELYGREVAPRVHAALAEDVAVG
- a CDS encoding MFS transporter, translating into MTDHDNAPTDSRPGLADLREVPGFTAALAIGVVVGLGFGLVIPIIPAFARSFGVGVFAATAIVSVFAGVRLVSNLAVGPLIDTIGMRRAVGWGALIVGASSLASAAAPTYWWFLFARGIGGFGSALFLGALVTLTLVTAPASLRGRAVGTIQSSFLIGSSFGPTVGGALAEPLGLRWPFVVYAAACGIAGLVAFSRLPGPEAPTEDDVLPDRSRNPFAGFGQLLRTRELIAALVMMAAVRWTLSGLRFSVVPLFAEDVLSLGPALLGIGLTVASVGQLLLVVPAGRLIDIRGRRPVGVIGFTTFAVVALGFVVLDGTWPFLVAMGAFGLVTGATNPLPAAIVGDVVSKDRAGRAVGVLNTAGDLGSVGGPLVLGALVEGFGFTSAFVTTAALLLAAAALAIRMRETMPATV
- a CDS encoding Uma2 family endonuclease, coding for MTDLPRTCATGVMAMPEVLAELSDTIRPISRREFNAWGADGWFDDERVELIDGVIVAMAAEGGPHLKVVMWLTNHFARHLDPDRMVGVSHPYAVSEYSQPVPDLAIVRTADFHAITDAVAAAELVVEVAHSSRRRDLVVKARLYAEAAVPEYWVLDLVQRRLVVHTDPVDGAYTTVDTTSEDAAVEVLGVTVPLPTVFSLTS
- a CDS encoding AMP-binding protein → MTATRSSDDDARLVVSVITALLDELRPHGHPTVTLDSDLERDLALDSLALAELLARLDDARGTRMSTTLLGTATTPRDLLVDPAGPPSHPTVAAASPTPAPVRPPGADGPRPTDLPTLIDSLDWHLATHPDRPHLRLLDETAPVELTYAELHDQALAVANGLRGRGTETGDSIALMLPTGRDYFVAFLGVLLAGCTAVPIYPPDRPSRIGEHLQRQRHILDNARATVLITVPEGRSLARLMRTHVASLRQVCTAEELAQTDGDTMPLPRAGHDDVALVQYTSGSTGAPKGVVLSHQDLVVNIDAMAQVIRATPDDVFVSWLPLYHDMGLIGAWLGSLHVGMRLISMPPQDFLVRPASWLQAITDHGGTLAASPNFGYELCLRRVTDEQMDGLDLSTWRLAFNGAEAVGPDTLRRFADRFGPVGLRPEALAPVYGLAEAAVGLAFPPVGRPPIIDRISRDRLVRGGVAEPLPDGAAGPDVLELAACGQPLPGYAIRVVDRAGSTLPDRTQGRIQFTGPSATRGYLRNDEATRRLRDGEWLDTGDLGYLADGDIVITGRVKDLIIRAGRNLHPQELEQVVGAVDGVRAGCVAAFGVGDAERGTERLVVVAETRETDPVAREAIRSGIVDAAVDVVETPPDEIVLVGPGTVPKTSSGKLRRAETARRYTDGLLDQPVRAAWVQLARFGWGGLPRAVRGLVARLRETLHAAWARLLVVSVVVPLAVMVVLLPGHRLRWRLVRRVLRALVPLMGTPIEADGAALPAPPAVIVANHASWLDGLVLSAHLEGGVRFVVGEVLRDKPIEGFVLRRLGAVFVERHDREQGVADVAALSETLDDRSYLVAFPEGGLDSIVGLRPFRLGAFSVAATAGVPVVPIAIRGSRWVLPPHTTHLRRGTIHLEVGAPILPAGSGWSATLQLRDAARAHIARHCGEPDLG